The nucleotide window GCGGAGGACGGGACCAGGGAATTCAAGCGGCCGTCCTGTCCTACCGCCACTCTCCGCCCTTTCCCGCCTCAGAGCCCCTTTAACCGCCTCACAGCCGCTTCCGCCCGGCAACGGCGACCCCGCCCGCAGCGCCGCCAGCCCGCCAAGAGGCGCCGGAAGCGCGCGGCGCCTCGGCTCCGCCTCCTCGGCGCCTCCGCTGCCCACGCCCCGCCCCGGGCTCCGCCCAGTCCCACGCTCCGCCCCCAGTTCCGGTCCCGGTCCcagccccgcccgccccgccccggtCCTTCCAGGATCCGCGGTAGGTGCGGAAAATCAATAAGGCCTCAGTGCCTGAACAGCAGTATTTAGCTAagaatttaatatatttattttgatttctagaAGCTTCTGTAAGTTGCTATTCAGAAAGTACTTCTAGGATGTCCAGGTATTTGTCCTTTTCAGGGATAAGATTTTAATGGTAAAATGTTAAGTGAATAGTCTAGCAGCTTAAATTATAATAACATCTAACAGCATGTTCAGAAGTGATTGAAAACTTTATTTGtattactgaaatgaaagagtGTTAAATCAGCCTCCTCGTGAGgctgttcctgctctgcaggcaccGGAGCACACGAGGGGTGCCTGGGAACCCCGCAGAGGGCACCATCCGATGTGGTGGTCCCTTCCTTGATGgaaactgcagcactgctggaggAGGCCAGGTGAGATTTGGGTGTTCCCCCTCTGAAGCAGGAGGAGCCGGAGCTGCCCTCAGGGCTTTCCTGGGGGCTGGGGGTCCATCTCCTCGGGGAatgccagggcctcccaggCAAGTGGTCCCCCGCCCTggctgggagctgaggggctgcagccctggccagAGGGACCGGccacctctgctgccttccccagcccctcctgAGGCTCCTCCTGCTTTGCAGAGGTGGCTGAGGATCCAGGATGGATGGACTGCCCAAGATGGATGGACTCATCCAGGAGGGTGGCCTCTgatgtgcagggctgctcctcaTCATTGCAGcatgcagggctgctctcagagGCCACATGAGGCTCAGGACTCCCCGGTCTGGAGCTTGAGCAGCTGGAGTacctgagggagctggagcagctggggcagctgggggagctggagctggccgcagggttctcctcctcctctccagcagcatcGGAGTGCACCAGCTTCCAGGCCTCGCCACTACAGTACTACGCAATGTTATCAATGAGGCCATGGACCAGGTCTTCTGTGTATGGCTGTAAGGTGGGCTGCACCTAATTTAAATTTACTGTACTTGTTACTGAGCAGAGGATACCACTTCGGTGCCtacataattaaaaacaaaattaaaaaacaagagCACTTaaacaaaacagggaaaaaacgGAATATTACTACCGAAAAATTAGACTTGCTCTAGTGCTTCTACTTCATCATCTACAGAAATGCACCTtaggttttatttccaaaaatgCTAGTGAGAAgcatgctttaaaaacaaaagatgcACTGGAGAATCTTGAGTTATGAGATGATACTAAAACTTAAAAAGCAGTGATATAAAAATAGTTCATTTTCCTGCATACCTGCATATTTAACTCTGATTTATTTGCAGTggttttcactgtattttattctgCGGGTACTTTGAcaagtttttgtgttttcttaatgcTAACAAATTTCCGTCTTGATTTTATCTTACTAAGTGATTTTTTAACACAATAAAAATCATAATCCTCGTCCTGCCAAGCTTGAAAAATGTAAGCAGTCGTAGTGTAGTCAACAGGATAATCCCATATTCATATGCTTGAGAGTGTTCAGGTCTTAAATTTTTTTGCTTGACTTCTCAATAGCAAGAAAGCGTATAACATTACAACTGGCCCACAGTCATTCTACATGGCAGAGAAACGTACGTCCTCCACATCTCAAGAACTTGTATCCTGAGAAATCATAACCGATTACTTCACATTTTCACTCCAAGACAAATAATAACATATAtttctggaggaaaataaatttacatgaataaaaataattaattttcaagtgaAACATTGATTAAATTGTGAGAGAAGTGAGTGAAGACAAtcattttttcataatttaccTGGAGGTTAACCCGATAcacatcatttatttattacaatGCAATACTGTGCAGGGGTAAAAAGAAGATGATTGGCAGCActtttgtcttgtcttttccttttattcctggCTTTCTCAGTTTACACGCACCTGTATGCTTTTACTACTCATTATTTTGGAACAGTTGTGATTCTATGTGTATTTGTAATTAGGCTTTTACACTCATATCTTTTGGATGCTTACatctaaatataaaattattctaataAATGAATTAGATTTCCTTCCACTCCAGTGCTTGATATAATTTCAACTTTCAATAATTTCTCCATTACCTTTTAAAGGATCCTTAGATAGATCATTAATGAATATCTTTCAGATAACtcatttcttggtttttttaactttagaaCTTCAGATGCAATTTCAAATTACTTACAACTTCAAAACTTACCATGTAGATGTAACCTCTTCAGACAGAGTTGGGAAGAAgcacaataataaaaatatcatccacataaagaaaatgaaggttttTCTTGAAGGTCATACGTTATTCAACAGCGTAGAATTTCTACATTGACAAAGGACTAAAGGCAAGAGTGACTTTTGTCCTATACTGCAAATTATACAGCCACCAGAACTCTTTGAGGAAAATATTAGACAGACAAGCATCTGTTTCAATTAGTATAGGTATAGTCTTGAAACAGGGAGTAAAATATTATGATCTCTATGGACTTCATAAAGCAATGTTTGGATGAAGAATAAAAGACTGTCCAGTAGCCTGCCTTCCAATGAGGAGCCCAGAGCAGCACATGCTccaggaggaaaggcagaaccCAAACGAGCCTGAAGTACTGCCACAGCCCAGTAAAGGCCAGCAGAATTCTAAGACGGAGCAACCCAGGTCACCAAATGGGACCGTATCTTTCCAACAAGCCAGGAGATGTCCTGTTTGGGTGACGCCGGGGCCTCTCACAGGGCTGGGAAGAGTCCAGAGGCCTGGGGACTGTTCTCTTCAGGGCACACCGGGGCCTCTTAGAGCACAGAGGAGAGTCCTGGGGGCTGGAGGTCCGTTTCCTCAGGGCACGCTGGGGCCTCTGGCGTTGCCGAGGAGAGCCCTCAGGGCTGGGGACTGTTCTCTTCGGGGCACGCCGGGGCCTCTTGCGGGGCAGCGGAGAGTCGTGGCGGCTGAGGACTCTTCTCTTCGGGGCACGCCGGAGTCTCTGGCAGGGCAGAGGAGAGTCCTGGCGGCCGCGGCCTCCAAAGCAAGTGCTCCCTGGGGCCTGGCAACTCTTCTCTTCGGGGCAGGCCGGGGCCTCCCAGGCAAGTGGTCCTTGCCCTGGTTGGGAGccgaggggctgcagccctggccagAGGGACCGGCCACCTCTGCTGTATCCCCTGGCTCCTCATGAGgctgttcctgctctgcagggactgGAGCACACGAGGGGTGCCTGGGAACCCGGCAGAGGGCACCATCCGATATGCTGGTCCCTTCCTTGATGGAAACTGCAGCACTGGTGGAGGAGGCCAGGTGAGATTTGGGTGTTCCCCCTCTGAAGCAGGAGGAGCCGGAGCTGCCCTCAGGGCTTTCCTGGGGGCTGGGGGTCCATCTCCTCGGGGAatgccagggcctcccaggCAAGTGGTCCCCCGCCCTggctgggagctgaggggctgcagccctggccagAGGGACCGGccacctctgctgccttccccagcccctcctgAGGCTCCTCCTGCTTTGCAGAGATGGCTGAGGATCCAGGATGGATGGACTCCCCTTGGAGGGTGGCCTCTGatgtgcagggctgctcacagagGCCACATGAGGGCTCAGGACTCCCTGGTCTGGAGCCAgaccagcaggaccagctgGGGGAGTTGGTGCAGCTGGGGGAGTTGGTGGGGGACTGGCGTCTGAGGACTATTCCCTTTGGGGCAGGCCGAGGCTTCTGGCAGGGCGGAGGAGAGTCCTGGGGCCTGGCAACTCTTCTCTTCGGGGCAGGCCGGGGCCTCCCAGGCAAGTGGTCCTTGCCCTGGCTGGGAGccgaggggctgcagccctggccagAGGGACCGGCCACCTCTGCTGTATCCCCTGGCTCCTCGTGAGgctgttcctgctctgcaggcacTGGAGAAGACGAGGGGTGCCTGGGAACCCCGCAGAGGGCACCATCCGATATGCTGGTCCCTTCCTTGATGGaaactgcagggctgctggaggggGCCAGGTGAGATTTAGGTGTTCCCCCTCTGAAGCTGGAGGAGCCGGAGCTGCCCTCAGGGCTTTCCTGGGGGCTGGGGGTCCATCTCCTCGTGTTGGGAACAGAGAtagaaaatgtatatatatatatatatatatcttagAATCATTTAAACGACTTTCTCTAATAGTTCTCTTTTGTATACATTTAAACGACTATCTCTAATAGTTCTCTTTTGTATACATTTAAACGACTTTCTCTAATAGTTCTCCTTTGTATACATAACTGTAGGATTTGTATACATAACTGAAACTAACAGTCCTAACTACAGCCTACCTTGGAATGTGGAGGTGCACTAGCTTGGAATGTGGAGGTGCACTAGCATTAACAGTGGAATGTGAAGATTTAATGGCTTAGAAGTCCAGAGAACATAAAGTTACTAACCTTATCTAAGCTATTTGAATAGTACTAACAGTGAAGGTACAAAGTAGCTAACGAAGCACGAAGTAAGGAATGTTGCAACTTAAGCGATTCTTATGTTGAGAAACTGCCAGAAACACGAAAGGTGAAAAGGACAACGCGAGGAAGAAGAGCTGCTTCATCTGAGGAAGAGTGTTTTCTTCATCCCCACGACCACCAGAAGAGGGTGCGCAAGTGCAATAGAGACTGATGCTGATGAAGCAATTTGAAATGAATATGTAACAGGTTGAGCAAGGAccttttgaatatgtaacagATTGAGTAACATTTTAAGGATAAAAAGCGAACGCGATGTAACGGTCTTTGGAGCCAGATTTGGGTGcgtacccctggttcccggggcctcgaaataaagcaccacatataaccttcttcgtatggttatgtgtttgtctctacgctaacagtttTGGCGACCCAGATGGGACCTCGCGGGCATTGCTGAGGCGGCTCGCATCGATCCTGCTCCGGCCGGCACCGAGTGATTCTCGGGGAGCCATCGACCGCAACCGACCTCCGCTGCCCTCGACGGACCAAGGATTTTGTTGGTAAGACACGGTGCTTTATCGGGAATGGTACCATAATTGTGGTTTAGGTAAAACCTGCCTGTTAGACGCGGCCAAAGCTGCGCTTGGTTGGGTTACGGAGCTCCAGCAAAGGTTTGGGTATCGTTTGTGGGATAAGAGCGAAAGCTCTACGAGTCTGGTAATAGAGGTTCTTGGTTATTGCTCTTGGTGGTTTATATTTGTTTGCGCCGACCTAAGGTAgtcaatatatatatagatactCGCGTGCGCCAATTTAATTGCTTGGGAACGTGGTATACAAAGACGTTTGTTTGTCTGTGCTTAAGTGAAATTGTAGATATGTCACCGATTCCAGGGTCATCCCCTTTAGGGTGTATATTAAGACACTGGAAAGAAGGAGGATTCGGGCAagagatgcaaaagaaaaagttgatAGATTATTGTAATGTTTGGTGGACTCAATACGCTTTGGAGGATCAAGTGCAGTGGCCGGAACACGGGACTTTGGACTATAATACTATTTTGCAGCTAATGTAttgcaagcaggaaggaaaatgggacGAGGTCCCGTATGTGGAGTTGTTCTTTGTGTTACGGAATAATAGGGAGTGGCAAAAGGAGTGTGGAATTATGTTGTTAGAAACTGAGTCGAACAGTAGATGTCGGGGTTGTAGCGCTGAGGGAAAATGTATACAGTGTTCGGCAGTAGAGAATGTAGTGCAGCACCGGCAAGATGAGGATTTTGATCTCTTAATAGCCCCCTTGACTCCTACAGCCCCAGAGATATACAAGGAAGAGAATTTAGAGAAACAGGTGGAGGATTCAAACACCCCGATATCTCATAGAACACGGCAACGAGAAACAGTAGAGCAAGGAGCAAAAACAAAGATAATGGCTCCATTGAGACAGGGCATAGGAGCTGAAGGACCGGTTTATGTAAAGGTACCGTTTTCTCCCGGAGATCTAATGCTCTGGAAACAATCAGCCGGGACTTACCGAGAAAATCCAGATAAAGTGGCACGGGTAGTAAAAATGattatgaaaacacaaaatccGGATTGGGATGACATACAGGTGTTGTTAGATACACTAATGGATAcaacagagaagggaatggTATTAAAAGCGGCACGGGAACGAGTAAGAGAGGACATAAGACAGGGAGTAGCCACTGGAACAGTGGAACAAAACTTTCCTATAGAGGATCCGATGTGGGACTAAAATACTGCAAGGGGAATGGGTTACCTGAAAAGATATCAGGAATGGGTGGTAGTAGGGGTTCAAACGGCAATGCCAAAGGTGATAAATTGGTCAAAACTCTACAACATAAGGCAAGAAAAGACGGAGTCCCCGTCT belongs to Cuculus canorus isolate bCucCan1 chromosome Z, bCucCan1.pri, whole genome shotgun sequence and includes:
- the LOC128850478 gene encoding uncharacterized protein LOC128850478, producing the protein MSPIPGSSPLGCILRHWKEGGFGQEMQKKKLIDYCNVWWTQYALEDQVQWPEHGTLDYNTILQLMYCKQEGKWDEVPYVELFFVLRNNREWQKECGIMLLETESNSRCRGCSAEGKCIQCSAVENVVQHRQDEDFDLLIAPLTPTAPEIYKEENLEKQVEDSNTPISHRTRQRETVEQGAKTKIMAPLRQGIGAEGPVYVKVPFSPGDLMLWKQSAGTYRENPDKVARVVKMIMKTQNPDWDDIQVLLDTLMDTTEKGMVLKAARERVREDIRQGVATGTVEQNFPIEDPMWD